One region of Malania oleifera isolate guangnan ecotype guangnan chromosome 6, ASM2987363v1, whole genome shotgun sequence genomic DNA includes:
- the LOC131156998 gene encoding uncharacterized protein LOC131156998, with the protein MDEVVEEIGEENVVQVVTDNEAAMKAGGKLLMQKRPNLYWTACAAHCIDLILEDIGKKSNVKKVLEDARTITSFIYNHTWTVNFMKKFTNNRELLRPAITRFATNFIALETIVRHKQALREMFTSDAWKNSRFGMAKSGPAYDSKKIILGKEFWQKASDIIKVQEPLVKVLKLVDGDEKPTMGFIYEAIDRAKLAIQKDCRFYKDYWKIIDNRWSFQLHQDLHAAGYFLNPQFLYGAPPSPEVAREVMDGVKKVITKLVPDIDTQIRAINQLLLYRDRQETFGTPLAQRAVKQTNPAEWWIHYGLCAPELQRIAIRVLSQTTSASNCERNWSTFSLIHTKTRNRLKYMRLQKLVFVHYNMRLKLRRTMRRSQREIEEGFNPINLDYIFEEDDPLSQWLEERETPLLDGQDNSNWLNEEVGGTTEGGDQPPINAHDDSGSSPERTQSDDNLGLSPPSDDDGNSGAGAGVGGGGSGGGGGGGVEYNYGYDTGTSFGRDIYPSDPYGLHDIPENYDLGIPPGNQSSQPRRRRSARGDPSDSTEDSYGVVRSFGDFGLDGSSSQSFGSHPAYPHYASRDSHFYPSGLGISGSSESSSTHYPEPAPAPTYRHYSGEFSSPVHFQEQQQNDANLGSFNYVFPQGWGDNFPSQSQDTDANYEDPPRHSFWW; encoded by the exons atggatgaggtggttgaagaaattggagaggagaatgttgtccaagtagtgactgataatgaagctgcaatgaaggcaggaggaaaattattaatgcagaagaggcccaatctctattggacagcatgtgcagctcattgcatagaccttattcttgaagatattggtaagaaaagtaacgtgaagaaggtcttagaagatgcaagaacaataacctcatttatttacaaccacacatggacagtgaatttcatgaagaaattcacaaataatagagagttacttcgccctgccatcactcgatttgccacaaatttcattgctttggagactattgtcaggcataaacaagcactaagggaaatgtttacatctgatgcttggaaaaactcaaggtttggaatggcaaaatcaggcccagcatatgattcaaagaaaattatcttaggcaaagagttttggcaaaaggcctctgatataattaaagtgcaagaacccttggtgaaagttcttaaattggttgatggtgatgaaaaaccaaccatgggcttcatatacgaggcaattgatagggcgaagttggccattcaaaaagattgccggttttacaaagactattggaaaattattgacaaccggtggagttttcagttgcaccaagatttgcacgctgctg ggtattttttgaacccacaatttctttatggtgccccaccctctcctgaagttgctagagaagtcatggatggagttaaaaaagtgataaccaagttggtacccgatatagatactcaaattcgggctattaatcaa ttgttgctatatcgagataggcaggagacttttggaaccccgttggctcaaagggcagtgaaacaaacaaatcctg ctgaatggtggattcattatggcttgtgtgctcctgagctccaaagaatagcaattagagttcttagccagaccacatcagcttcgaactgtgagcgtaattggagcacctttagcctcatccatacgaaaacaagaaatagattaaagtatatgagactacaaaaacttgttttcgtacattacaacatgaggttaaagttaagacgtacaatgagaagaagccaacgagaaattgaagagggtttcaatcctatcaatttggactacattttcgaagaagatgatcctttaagtcaatggttagaggagagagagacaccactactcgatggtcaggacaattcaaattggttaaatgaagaggttggtggtactacagaaggaggtgatcaaccaccaataaacgcgcatgatgattcaggttcaagccctgaacgtacacaaagtgatgacaatcttggtttgagcccaccaagtgatgatgatggtaatagtggtgctggagctggggttggggggggtggcagtggtggtggtggaggcggcggtgtagaatataattatggatatgatacagggacatcatttggaagggatatatatccttctgatccttatggactacatgacatacctgaaaattatgacttgggtattcctccagggaaccaatcttcacaacccaggagaaggaggagtgctcgtggtgaccctagcgattctactgaagattcatatggtgtggttcgtagttttggcgactttggtttagatggttcatcatcacaatcatttggatctcatccagcatatccacattatgcatctcgtgactcacatttttatcccagtggattaggaatctcaggatctagtgagtcttcttctacacactacccagagccagcccctgccccaacttatagacattattcaggagaattttcatcaccagtacattttcaagagcaacaacaaaatgatgcaaacttgggttcattcaactatgtatttccacaaggatggggagataatttcccatcccaatctcaagatacagatgcaaattatgaagaccctccacgtcattctttttggtggtga